One window of the Archaeoglobus sulfaticallidus PM70-1 genome contains the following:
- a CDS encoding DVU0298 family protein, protein MKQRIAEIVRGRRYEELLELSHKRGLKKVATSLISFLYLDELMVFHSAEAIGVVCREIEKRDDEFVRNILRRLFWHLSDESGAYCKGAPLAIGEIGRNCPVAFDNFRNMLLALLRNEEVEKKYVLYAIYRSAREMRSAYPDPVEEIKPYLRYSGEIKAYAILALIALGYIPEIDADERVRIYIDGDFREIALVELKNFVNRENVK, encoded by the coding sequence TTGAAGCAGAGGATCGCAGAGATCGTTAGGGGTAGAAGATACGAGGAGCTTCTGGAGCTCAGCCATAAAAGGGGTCTCAAGAAGGTTGCAACCTCCCTGATATCCTTTCTTTATCTGGATGAGCTGATGGTTTTCCATTCTGCTGAAGCGATTGGTGTCGTTTGCAGAGAGATTGAAAAGAGGGATGACGAATTTGTAAGAAACATTCTCAGAAGGCTGTTCTGGCATCTGAGCGATGAATCTGGGGCTTACTGTAAAGGAGCCCCGCTTGCTATTGGAGAGATTGGAAGAAACTGCCCAGTAGCTTTCGATAATTTCAGGAACATGCTGCTAGCTTTACTCAGAAATGAGGAGGTTGAGAAGAAGTATGTTCTGTATGCGATTTACAGAAGTGCGAGAGAGATGAGGTCAGCCTATCCCGATCCTGTTGAAGAGATAAAGCCATATCTGAGATATAGTGGAGAGATAAAGGCGTATGCCATTTTAGCCCTCATCGCACTGGGTTATATACCTGAAATTGATGCCGATGAGAGGGTTAGGATATATATCGACGGAGATTTCAGGGAGATAGCTTTGGTTGAGCTGAAAAATTTTGTCAATCGTGAGAATGTTAAGTAA
- a CDS encoding type II toxin-antitoxin system CcdA family antitoxin, with translation MKKRTSVYIDAELLEYARQNKINLSQLLEKSLKSLQNPKITGNTRACRALAPGSNPGRRMLFGFVLRRLLI, from the coding sequence ATGAAAAAACGGACTTCTGTTTATATTGATGCCGAACTGTTGGAGTATGCACGGCAGAACAAGATTAATCTGTCTCAGTTACTCGAAAAAAGCCTTAAAAGCCTTCAAAATCCAAAAATAACTGGAAACACCAGGGCTTGCCGAGCCCTTGCCCCGGGTTCAAATCCCGGCCGGCGCATGTTGTTTGGTTTTGTGTTGAGACGATTATTGATTTGA
- a CDS encoding ribbon-helix-helix domain-containing protein yields MLRQKDAENKGKMETRVSVYLTTDELKDFDKAVKKSGRFVSRSDAIRYLIRKFIDDQGVTPRQVVEHPYGGEKKVEVE; encoded by the coding sequence ATGTTAAGACAAAAAGATGCTGAGAATAAGGGGAAAATGGAAACAAGAGTGAGCGTATATCTGACAACGGATGAACTAAAAGACTTTGACAAGGCTGTTAAGAAATCTGGTCGTTTTGTTAGCCGCAGCGACGCAATCCGATACCTTATCAGGAAATTCATAGATGATCAGGGCGTTACGCCCCGCCAGGTGGTCGAACACCCCTACGGGGGAGAAAAGAAAGTGGAGGTTGAGTGA